The following nucleotide sequence is from Zea mays cultivar B73 chromosome 1, Zm-B73-REFERENCE-NAM-5.0, whole genome shotgun sequence.
TCGATTTgcagattttttaaaaaaaaatctcaAGGGAGTTACATGATCCAAGGCTATTTGCAGCTATATGTTGTATTATGGAAGCAGGCTCTCTACCAATCTTTCTGTGAAGAAATTATAGATTTTTTtagggatgtcattgagcacttgtCAGCAGAAAGTGCAATCATTTAAATGCTATAacagcaaattttattttatttttacccTGCCTGGAGGACAAAAAACAGAATACGGTACAAAATATACTGTTGATTACTGTGGTGCCAATAGTCGGGGAAAAAATTAGTGTGGTACCACATACAGCAGTTTATAACAAAAGTTTTAAACATGTAGATTGTAGAATAACAGGGCTCTCATGTATCATGCTAACCTGTCACGACGTTTCTCAAGGAAGCGCTGGAGAGAGTGCCTCCTGGCAATGGGGAGATCTGGCCAACAGATCAAGATAGTTTAAAGACGTGTTGGACAATGTCAACACTGGAAAAGGTATTCCATTTCTGGATTTTTACACAAAGATGCAGTGGTCTTACCAGCCTGAAGCTTGCTTATTGAGCTAGGGTCAGCAACAACCTGAGCTTGTCCAGCTGCTACAGAAGTGCTCTGCAGTGATGGAGACCGTGTAAGCACAGGAGAGAAGACTGCTGCTGGGGCGACAGTGGCTGTATGTACCATTGGAGGATTAAAAGCAGTGGCAGCACTGCCTTTGGTGGCTGCCGCAGCTGCCGCAGCTGCAGCTATAAGCATGATTGCCTGAGCCTGTCAATGCCAAATTAGTGTATTAGCATGTGTATTTTAACAGATGGTACAGAAGGACAAGATATCTGTAAATGGCGTGAAGATAATATTTACCTTTTCTGGTGGCACCGAGTCATACACACATACTGATCCACCATAGAAAATTGTAAGCTGTGTGGGATTAGCTGAAGGGTTCGACATCGGCAACATTG
It contains:
- the LOC103643992 gene encoding protein TIFY 3 isoform X1, with protein sequence MLPMSNPSANPTQLTIFYGGSVCVYDSVPPEKAQAIMLIAAAAAAAAATKGSAATAFNPPMVHTATVAPAAVFSPVLTRSPSLQSTSVAAGQAQVVADPSSISKLQADLPIARRHSLQRFLEKRRDRVVSKAPYSPAKSFDGMESAGMEMTVDGKQGARPSILKGWGAAKSEV
- the LOC103643992 gene encoding protein TIFY 3 isoform X2, with protein sequence MLPMSNPSANPTQLTIFYGGSVCVYDSVPPEKAQAIMLIAAAAAAAAATKGSAATAFNPPMSTSVAAGQAQVVADPSSISKLQADLPIARRHSLQRFLEKRRDRVVSKAPYSPAKSFDGMESAGMEMTVDGKQGARPSILKGWGAAKSEV